AGTTGCTCGTTGTGGAAAGCGACGCTGGTGCGGCCAGGTTTACCTGGGCGAACAAGATGGAAATTGACGAATGGTTGACGGATTATAGCCTTGACGAACTTTGGCGAATGAGGCGTCTCGGGGAAACATCGTGAAGATTGTGATGCTCGTGGAAGGCGACACTGAGCGTGCGTTCCTTCCCGTACTCCGGAATTTTTTGGAAAATCGATTGGCGGGGCGTATGCCACAACTCACGGTACGCCCATATGATGGTCGTATTCCCAAAGGGGAAAAACTTCGTCGTGTCGTGAACGACGCGTTGACGAAGCGACCCGTTGCCGACGCTGTCATTGCATTAACGGATGTTTATACCGGGACGGCCGACTTCCTGGACGCCAGCGACGCCAAAGCGAAAATGAGCGCGTGGGTGGGACCGAACGAAAAGTTCTTTCCGCACGTGGCCATGCATGATTTCGAAGCGTGGCTTCTGCCCTATTGGAACACCATCCAAAAGCTGGCAAGACACAACATGGCAGCGCCATCCGGGGCGCCGGAGCAAGTGAATCACAATCGCCCACCCGCCGTGCGAATCAAGGAAATCTTCGAGCGCGGGGGGTGTCGAGATAGCTACGTCAAACCACGAGATGCATCGCGTATTCTCAAAGAGAACGACTTGTCCATTGCCGTCGAGGCATGTCCCGAGCTGAAAGCGCTCGTGAATACGATCATCACCCTTTCGGGCGGCGTAAAGCTTCCCTAAAGGACACCTCGCTCACTCCCACCTTCGGCCGCTCGCGCATCCGACGTTCACCGTCAGCTCGAATGCGCCCTCCGACCAATATTTCGTTATGGCATCCTGCACGTAACGAAATGCCGCGTCGATGGCCGGTCCATCGGCTTCGAGCAATGCCCGCATGTCCGGAAAAACTACGAGCTGCGCAATGGGATCCTCGAGGAATTCCCGCCCGCTCGGAAACGACACGCCAATCAATTGCACGTCGACGTCGACCTCGCCCAAACCCACCTTTTCGAGCTCTTCCGATAATGATTCAATCGTCGGTCGACTCGCCGCCGACAGCTCCACCGCTTTGCCAAAATCCGCCAAGTCCTGGCGAAGCGCATATTCGCGCAGCATGTCGTAAATTTCCGGAAATGACCCGCGCACGGGCAATGCCACGAGCGCTTGACCACCCGGAACGAGCACCCGACGCAATTCCGCAAGCAGCGTGTACCGCACCTCGGCGCTCACGTCGGGGTGAATCAAGAGCCCGTGCGTGAAACTCGAATCGTTCAGCGGCAAAGGGAGCTGCGTGACCACATCGAGCGCGATGTTCACGCTCGAAAGTGCCGCCGCTTTTTCACGCGCGAGCGTGATCGCAGCGGGCGAAGGGTCGTATCCGTAAATGTTCGACCCCCCGAACTTCTCGGCCAGGAGCGCTTCGACAAACCCCGTCCTGCAACCGATGTCGACGATGGTGGCCGGTGCATACGGTATGGCCATTTCCACCGCAGGAACCCCGAAGTTGGCGAGGTATCGCGGGATCACGGACGTGTCGAATACGGCCGCGTCCGCCGCCGTGAGCGGTGCGCCGATGTTCATGACGCGCGGCCCTGACCATTCGACGGCTCTTCATCGCCACCGTCGTCGCCACCCTCGAGGATCTCGAGCGCCTCTTCGGCAAGCTCGCCAAGCGTGAGCTCCGTGCTGCCATCCGAGCCGTCCTCGTCGAGCTCCACCGTGCGCATGTCAT
This genomic window from Polyangiaceae bacterium contains:
- a CDS encoding DUF4276 family protein, with translation MKIVMLVEGDTERAFLPVLRNFLENRLAGRMPQLTVRPYDGRIPKGEKLRRVVNDALTKRPVADAVIALTDVYTGTADFLDASDAKAKMSAWVGPNEKFFPHVAMHDFEAWLLPYWNTIQKLARHNMAAPSGAPEQVNHNRPPAVRIKEIFERGGCRDSYVKPRDASRILKENDLSIAVEACPELKALVNTIITLSGGVKLP
- a CDS encoding class I SAM-dependent methyltransferase yields the protein MNIGAPLTAADAAVFDTSVIPRYLANFGVPAVEMAIPYAPATIVDIGCRTGFVEALLAEKFGGSNIYGYDPSPAAITLAREKAAALSSVNIALDVVTQLPLPLNDSSFTHGLLIHPDVSAEVRYTLLAELRRVLVPGGQALVALPVRGSFPEIYDMLREYALRQDLADFGKAVELSAASRPTIESLSEELEKVGLGEVDVDVQLIGVSFPSGREFLEDPIAQLVVFPDMRALLEADGPAIDAAFRYVQDAITKYWSEGAFELTVNVGCASGRRWE